In the genome of Streptomyces sp. NBC_00433, the window ACACCGACGCCGACCACTACCCGCTGATGCTGCATTACCCCTACTTCGACCTCTACCGCAAGCAGGTGGTCAAGCAGGCCGACCTGGTGCTGGCGATGTATCTGCGCGGCGACGCCTTCACAGCCGAGCAGAAGGCCCGCAACTTCGCCTACTACGAGCCGCTGACGGTGCGCGACTCGTCGCTCTCCGCCTACTGCCAGTCGGTGATCGCCGCCGAGGTCGGGCATCTTCAACTGGCCTACGACTACCTCGGCGAGACCGCGATGATCGACCTGGAGGACCTGGAGAACAACGCCCGCGACGGGCTGCACATCGCCGCGCTGGCCGGCACCTGGACCGCGCTGGTGGCCGGGTTCGGCGGGATGCGGCTCTTCGACGGCGACGCGATCCGCTTCGCGCCCCGGCTGCCCGACGCGCTCAGCCGGATCGCCTTCCGGCTGCTCTTCCGCGGCCGGCGGCTGCGGGTGGAGGTCCGCAGGAAGACCGCGACCTACACCCTGGCCGACGGTGAGCCGCTCGAAGTCCTGCACTACGAGGAGCCGTTCACCCTGACCACCGAGCGGCCCGTGGAACGCGAACTGCCCTGCGTCACGCACCGGCCCTCGCCGGACCAGCCGCCGAGCCGGTCCCCGCTGCGCCGCTCGCAGCACCTGAAGTAGCCGGGCACCTCCGGCCCGGCGAAGCAGTGACGCGGGACGGGCCGGGCTGACAGACTGATGTGGTGCGCGACTTCGACATTCTGGTGATCGGTTCCGGCCCCGGCGGGCAGAAGGCCGCCATCGCCGCGGCCAAACTCGGACGGCGCGCGGCCCTGGTGGACCGCGGCGACCGGCTCGGCGGGGTGTCGCTGCACACCGGCACCATCCCGTCCAAGACGCTGCGTGAGGCGGTGCTCTACCTCACCGGGCTCAACCAGCGCGATCTGTACGGGCAGAGCTACCGGTTGAAGGAGGACATCACCGTCGCCGACCTGACGGCCAGGACCCAGCACGTGGTCGGCCGCGAGGTGGACGTGGTCCGCAACCAGCTGTCCCGCAACCGGATCACGGTGCTCGACGGCACCGGGCGCTTCCTCGACGAGCACACCGTGGCCGTCACCGGCCCCGGCGGCCAGGAGCGGGTGCTGACCGCCGACCACATCGTGATAGCCACCGGCACCAGGCCGGCCCGCCCGGCGACCGTCGAGTTCGACGACCGTACGGTGATGGACTCCGACAGCGTGCTCAACATGGAGCGGGTGCCGCGCTCGATGGTGATCGTCGGGGCCGGGGTGATCGGCATGGAGTACGCCTCGATGTTCGCCGCCCTGGGCAGCAGGATCACGGTGGTCGAACAGCGCGACGCGATGCTGGACTTCTGCGACGCGGAGATCGTCGAGGCGCTGAAATACCACCTGCGGGACCTGGCGGTGACCTTCCGCTTCGGTGAGACGGTGGCGGCCGTCGAGCGGCACGAGCGCGGCACCCTCACCGTGCTGGCCAGCGGCAAGAAGATCGCGGCCGACGCGGTGATGTACTCGGCGGGCCGGCAGGGCCTCACCGACGGGCTCGGC includes:
- the sthA gene encoding Si-specific NAD(P)(+) transhydrogenase, yielding MRDFDILVIGSGPGGQKAAIAAAKLGRRAALVDRGDRLGGVSLHTGTIPSKTLREAVLYLTGLNQRDLYGQSYRLKEDITVADLTARTQHVVGREVDVVRNQLSRNRITVLDGTGRFLDEHTVAVTGPGGQERVLTADHIVIATGTRPARPATVEFDDRTVMDSDSVLNMERVPRSMVIVGAGVIGMEYASMFAALGSRITVVEQRDAMLDFCDAEIVEALKYHLRDLAVTFRFGETVAAVERHERGTLTVLASGKKIAADAVMYSAGRQGLTDGLGLDKAGLSADKRGRITVDGNYRTAVPHIYAVGDVIGFPALAATSMEQGRCAAYHAFGEPARGLQDLQPIGIYTIPEISFIGRTEDQLTEASVPFEVGVSRYRELARGQIIGDAHGMLKLLVSPEDRKLLGVHCFGTGATELIHIGHAVMGCGGTVDYLVDAVFNYPTLAESYKIAALDVTNRIRQIDRLGD